A DNA window from Daucus carota subsp. sativus chromosome 3, DH1 v3.0, whole genome shotgun sequence contains the following coding sequences:
- the LOC108221853 gene encoding uncharacterized protein LOC108221853 produces MDGYVNVNFFWGGEIIKQDNDVLYTLDPKEMMYVKLSSSLEELRDMVFGLMHISRHHWDVKLSVKYPRIGVSNLVSGFFVKSVKSDDDVRRMLSIPERFHLGGDVSLFIEAESIAQPSQHYGGEYGGNYGQTGQTAAGGQVSNYVENYGGSFGGDYGGNYGQSQGMQGWSSGYNYGTIGEYGGGSSNTGRFVVEEVVDEDDLSGRQPSPARQTPKRGAAIALALENQEDDEEYGSERAISSSDDSEWNLSQEDVPESEDFSEVDSDEEREGNMHLQTQALSIHEPRAAWFGSQDYEPVIVSNKDAVMSLGFDPANDELTEGALFATKEVLIAAVKHAHISTDRNFIVEKSSTQVYKVKCVVSNCKWKLRAAKKKSHGLFQITKCPEIHTCLLDRPTQDHRKISAKMIGYVVAPYISQTPQLKVSNIITMVNDEYHHLVSYLKAWRGKMAAMESVYGSWKTTYNELPRFLNVMASTNVGSIVVVEVVPHHKERGTSTFVRAFWCLKAMIDGWQYARPVISIDGTFLKGKYNGKLLVAVGVDSNNHQYPICFALVDEETTENWSWFLRLLRRHVCRDRLGVCIKSDRATGILAAMNDEASGFTPPMGYHRFCLHHVRSNFSKAFPGKELKMLMWLAGNMPQIRKYDAYMKKIGELSPQGLRWLLGISPALWTICHDTGHARFGQATTNITESFNGNVRVARHLPVTAMIEFMFYKTVRTVNKERNAVLEGIGEGHELCLRTRNKLEKIASKANTHRVETFNRGTGLFSVKTQRYMVKGCNKGGNTQVVDITQRTCTCGKWACHRLPCSHLIAACNHNHLNWKQWIGPFHYNSTLLKLWEPMIYPLPATGYWDIDLPVQWRMFGTVVPNEALRKRRRKRGERGQSVRIRTEMDSSRTSHKCGRCKQEGHTRRSKRCPLYNVDPTV; encoded by the exons ATGGACGGTTACGTAAACGTCAATTTCTTCTGGGGAGGTGAAATCATAAAACAAGATAACGATGTTCTCTACACCTTAGATCCGAAAGAAATGATGTATGTGAAATTGAGCAGCTCACTTGAAGAACTACGAGATATGGTGTTCGGGTTGATGCATATAAGTAGGCATCATTGGGATGTCAAGCTTAGTGTGAAATATCCTCGAATCGGGGTTAGTAACCTCGTTTCGGGGTTCTTTGTGAAGTCTGTTAAATCGGACGACGATGTTCGTAGGATGTTAAGTATCCCCGAGAGATTTCACTTGGGTGGAGACGTATCATTGTTTATCGAGGCCGAGAGTATTGCTCAACCCAGCCAACACTATGGAGGCGAGTATGGGGGGAACTATGGACAAACCGGACAAACCGCTGCAGGTGGCCAAGTTTCAAATTATGTTGAAAACTACGGTGGGAGTTTTGGAGGCGATTATGGGGGAAACTATGGACAAAGCCAGGGCATGCAAGGGTGGTCTAGCGGCTACAACTACGGGACGATTGGAGAGTATGGTGGTGGCTCGAGTAATACGGGTCGTTTTGTTGTTGAAGAGGTTGTGGACGAGGACGATTTGAGTGGTAGACAGCCATCACCGGCTCGTCAAACCCCGAAAAGAGGTGCAGCTATAGCTCTTGCACTGGAGAACCAGGAGGATGATGAAGAGTATGGCTCGGAAAGAGCCATAAGCAGCAGTGACGATTCGGAGTGGAATCTATCACAGGAGGATGTTCCGGAAAGTGAAGATTTTTCGGAGGTTGATTCCGATGAAGAAAGAGAGGGAAACATGCACTTGCAAACACAGGCATTGTCTATTCATGAACCTAGAGCTGCATGGTTTGGATCCCAGGATTACGAGCCTGTGATTGTGTCCAACAAGGACGCAGTTATGTCACTCGGGTTTGATCCCGCCAACGATGAGTTGACCGAAGGAGCTCTATTTGCTACCAAGGAAGTGCTCATAGCTGCTGTGAAACATGCACACATAAGTACAGATCGAAATTTCATCGTGGAGAAAAGCTCCACGCAAGTCTACAAAGTTAAATGTGTGGTTTCAAACTGCAAGTGGAAGCTAAGGGCCGCGAAGAAGAAGTCCCACGGCCTTTTTCAAATAACTAAATGTCCAGAGATTCACACATGCCTACTGGATAGACCCACGCAGGACCACCGCAAAATTTCAGCAAAAATGATTGGCTATGTGGTTGCTCCCTAC ATCTCCCAGACCCCTCAATTGAAGGTAAGCAACATCATCACAATGGTCAATGATGAGTACCACCATTTGGTTAGTTACTTGAAAGCATGGAGGGGGAAGATGGCCGCCATGGAAAGCGTTTATGGAAGCTGGAAGACAACCTACAACGAGCTCCCTCGGTTCCTTAATGTCATGGCCAGTACAAATGTCGGAAGTatagttgtggttgaggttgttccaCATCATAAAGAGAGGGGTACATCGACATTTGTTCGTGCATTTTGGTGCCTAAAAGCAATGATTGATGGTTGGCAGTATGCACGGCCAGTTATTTCCATTGATGGTACATTTCTTAAGGGAAAGTATAATGGGAAATTGCTGGTCGCGGTGGGAGTCGACTCTAATAACCACCAATATCCCATATGCTTCGCCCTTGTTGATGAGGAAACAACTGAAAATTGGTCTTGGTTTCTACGTCTTTTACGTAGACATGTATGCCGAGATAGATTGGGGGTTTGTATTAAATCTGACCGTGCGACGGGGATCCTTGCTGCAATGAATGACGAAGCGAGTGGTTTTACCCCGCCGATGGGCTATCACAGATTCTGCCTCCATCATGTTAGGAGCAACTTCTCCAAGGCATTCCCGGGAAAGGAGCTTAAAATGTTAATGTGGCTAGCCGGCAATATGCCACAGATTAGGAAATATGATGCCTACATGAAGAAGATTGGAGAGCTTTCGCCTCAAGGCTTGAGGTGGTTGCTAGGGATAAGTCCAGCCCTCTGGACTATTTGTCATGACACAGGCCACGCTCGTTTCGGCCAAGCTACCACAAACATCACGGAGAGCTTTAATGGTAACGTGCGCGTGGCTCGGCACCTACCTGTGACCGCAAtgattgaattcatgttttataAAACTGTTAGGACGGTCAATAAGGAGAGGAACGCAGTGCTTGAGGGCATTGGGGAGGGTCATGAACTTTGTCTAAGGACGAGAAATAAGTTGGAGAAGATTGCATCCAAAGCTAACACACACCGGGTCGAGACATTTAATAGAGGAACCGGTTTGTTCTCCGTAAAGACGCAAAGGTACATGGTAAAAGGGTGCAATAAGGGCGGGAACACGCAGGTGGTTGACATAACTCAGCGTACATGCACTTGCGGGAAATGGGCTTGCCACCGCCTACCGTGTTCACATTTGATTGCTGCTTGCAACCACAATCACTTAAACTGGAAACAGTGGATTGGCCCCTTCCACTACAACTCTACTTTGTTGAAATTGTGGGAGCCAATGATATATCCATTACCAGCAACTGGGTATTGGGATATTGATTTGCCAGTGCAATGGAGAATGTTTGGAACTGTGGTACCGAACGAGGCCTTGCGAAAGAGAAGGCGTAAACGAGGAGAAAGGGGTCAATCCGTCAGAATACGCACGGAGATGGACAGTTCCCGTACAAGTCACAAATGTGGCCGCTGCAAGCAAGAAGGACACACTAGACGTAGTAAAAGGTGTCCATTGTACAATGTTGACCCTACTGTGTAA
- the LOC108215200 gene encoding beta-fructofuranosidase, insoluble isoenzyme 3 isoform X1, with protein MALVFSRNYTVLILLSIFLFVSLDINGVESTHRVFLEFQSVPAVNVKLVHKPAYHFQPKKHWINDPNGPMFYKGYYHLFYQYNPQGAVWGNIVWAHSVSKDLINWLALETAISPSKPFDKYGCWSGSATILPGNKPIILYTGIVSPEPESTQVQNYAVPANYSDPFLREWIKPDNNPLVTAHSENSSAFRDPTTAWFDGGHWKMLVGSRRKHRGMAYLYRSRDFMNWAKSPHPLHSKANTGMWECPDFYPVAQESTKGLDTSERGENIKHVLKVSLDETRYEYYTIGTYDRVKDRYVPDNTSVDGWAGLRYDYGNFYASKTFFDPLKNRRILWGWANESDTRDDDVKKGWAGVQLIPRTVLLDPSGRQLIQWPIEELEQLRGARVQMGKQKINEGDHVEVKGITAAQADVDATFSFESLDKAESFDPKWMNLDAQDVCNLMGSTVIGGLGPFGLLTLASEKLEEYTPVFFRIFKTQEKHKVLMCSDAKRSSLAKGLYMPSFAGYVDVDLTDNKISLRSLIDNSVVESFGARGKTCISSRVYPTLAISKNAHLFVFNNGTEPITVDSLDAWSMNPPSKMN; from the exons ATGGCGCTAGTTTTTTCTCGCAACTATACCGTATTAATATTACTATCGATTTTCTTATTCGTCTCGTTAGATATCAATGGCGTGGAATCAACCCACCGAGTTTTTCTAGAATTTCAATCTGTTCCTGCTGTAAATGTCAAGCTAGTTCACAAACCTGCTTACCATTTTCAACCTAAGAAGCATTGGATCAACG ATCCTAATG GACCAATGTTCTACAAAGGCTATTACCATCTTTTCTATCAGTACAATCCCCAAGGTGCTGTCTGGGGGAACATTGTATGGGCTCACTCTGTTTCAAAGGACTTGATCAATTGGCTTGCACTCGAAACAGCAATTTCCCCTTCGAAGCCCTTTGACAAATACGGATGCTGGTCAGGATCAGCCACAATTCTTCCTGGTAACAAACCTATCATACTCTACACTGGTATAGTATCCCCTGAACCTGAGTCCACCCAAGTCCAAAACTATGCTGTTCCTGCTAATTATTCCGATCCATTTCTTCGTGAATGGATAAAACCGGACAACAATCCATTGGTTACAGCCCATAGTGAGAACTCGTCTGCCTTTCGTGATCCTACTACTGCATGGTTTGATGGTGGCCACTGGAAAATGCTGGTAGGTAGCAGGAGAAAACATAGAGGAATGGCCTATTTGTATCGAAGCAGAGATTTCATGAATTGGGCAAAGTCCCCACATCCTTTGCATTCTAAGGCCAACACAGGAATGTGGGAATGTCCTGATTTTTATCCAGTGGCTCAAGAAAGCACGAAAGGGCTGGATACGTCTGAAAGAGGGGAGAATATTAAGCATGTGTTGAAGGTTAGTCTGGATGAAACTAGATATGAGTACTACACGATTGGAACGTATGATCGTGTCAAGGATAGGTATGTTCCGGATAATACATCAGTTGATGGTTGGGCAGGATTGAGATATGATTATGGTAACTTTTATGCTTCAAAAACTTTCTTTGATCCTCTCAAGAATCGAAGAATTTTGTGGGGTTGGGCTAATGAGTCTGATACTCGGGATGATGATGTTAAAAAGGGTTGGGCTGGAGTTCAG CTAATTCCGAGGACAGTTTTGCTGGATCCAAGTGGAAGGCAACTGATCCAGTGGCCAATCGAAGAACTAGAACAACTGCGCGGAGCAAGAGTACAGATGGGAAAACAAAAAATCAACGAGGGAGATCATGTCGAAGTAAAAGGAATAACAGCTGCACAG GCAGATGTTGATGCAACGTTCTCATTTGAGAGCTTAGATAAAGCTGAGTCATTCGATCCTAAATGGATGAACTTAGACGCTCAAGACGTCTGCAACTTGATGGGATCAACTGTTATTGGAGGTCTCGGACCATTCGGGCTACTGACTTTGGCTTCAGAGAAGCTCGAAGAATATACTCCTGTCTTCTTTCGGATATTCAAGACTCAAGAGAAGCACAAAGTTCTGATGTGTTCTGATGCAAAACG GTCCTCTTTGGCTAAAGGATTGTACATGCCATCATTTGCAGGATATGTAGATGTGGATTTAACTGACAATAAGATTTCACTCAGAAGTCTG ATTGACAATTCAGTGGTGGAAAGTTTTGGGGCTCGAGGAAAAACATGCATATCATCCAGGGTTTATCCAACACTAGCAATTTCTAAGAATGCTCATTTATTTGTATTCAACAATGGAACAGAGCCCATCACTGTAGATAGCTTGGATGCTTGGAGCATGAACCCTCCTTCAAAGATGAACTAA
- the LOC108215200 gene encoding beta-fructofuranosidase, insoluble isoenzyme 3 isoform X2 encodes MFYKGYYHLFYQYNPQGAVWGNIVWAHSVSKDLINWLALETAISPSKPFDKYGCWSGSATILPGNKPIILYTGIVSPEPESTQVQNYAVPANYSDPFLREWIKPDNNPLVTAHSENSSAFRDPTTAWFDGGHWKMLVGSRRKHRGMAYLYRSRDFMNWAKSPHPLHSKANTGMWECPDFYPVAQESTKGLDTSERGENIKHVLKVSLDETRYEYYTIGTYDRVKDRYVPDNTSVDGWAGLRYDYGNFYASKTFFDPLKNRRILWGWANESDTRDDDVKKGWAGVQLIPRTVLLDPSGRQLIQWPIEELEQLRGARVQMGKQKINEGDHVEVKGITAAQADVDATFSFESLDKAESFDPKWMNLDAQDVCNLMGSTVIGGLGPFGLLTLASEKLEEYTPVFFRIFKTQEKHKVLMCSDAKRYTCLSVFQRLYMPSFAGYVDVDLTDNKISLRSLIDNSVVESFGARGKTCISSRVYPTLAISKNAHLFVFNNGTEPITVDSLDAWSMNPPSKMN; translated from the exons ATGTTCTACAAAGGCTATTACCATCTTTTCTATCAGTACAATCCCCAAGGTGCTGTCTGGGGGAACATTGTATGGGCTCACTCTGTTTCAAAGGACTTGATCAATTGGCTTGCACTCGAAACAGCAATTTCCCCTTCGAAGCCCTTTGACAAATACGGATGCTGGTCAGGATCAGCCACAATTCTTCCTGGTAACAAACCTATCATACTCTACACTGGTATAGTATCCCCTGAACCTGAGTCCACCCAAGTCCAAAACTATGCTGTTCCTGCTAATTATTCCGATCCATTTCTTCGTGAATGGATAAAACCGGACAACAATCCATTGGTTACAGCCCATAGTGAGAACTCGTCTGCCTTTCGTGATCCTACTACTGCATGGTTTGATGGTGGCCACTGGAAAATGCTGGTAGGTAGCAGGAGAAAACATAGAGGAATGGCCTATTTGTATCGAAGCAGAGATTTCATGAATTGGGCAAAGTCCCCACATCCTTTGCATTCTAAGGCCAACACAGGAATGTGGGAATGTCCTGATTTTTATCCAGTGGCTCAAGAAAGCACGAAAGGGCTGGATACGTCTGAAAGAGGGGAGAATATTAAGCATGTGTTGAAGGTTAGTCTGGATGAAACTAGATATGAGTACTACACGATTGGAACGTATGATCGTGTCAAGGATAGGTATGTTCCGGATAATACATCAGTTGATGGTTGGGCAGGATTGAGATATGATTATGGTAACTTTTATGCTTCAAAAACTTTCTTTGATCCTCTCAAGAATCGAAGAATTTTGTGGGGTTGGGCTAATGAGTCTGATACTCGGGATGATGATGTTAAAAAGGGTTGGGCTGGAGTTCAG CTAATTCCGAGGACAGTTTTGCTGGATCCAAGTGGAAGGCAACTGATCCAGTGGCCAATCGAAGAACTAGAACAACTGCGCGGAGCAAGAGTACAGATGGGAAAACAAAAAATCAACGAGGGAGATCATGTCGAAGTAAAAGGAATAACAGCTGCACAG GCAGATGTTGATGCAACGTTCTCATTTGAGAGCTTAGATAAAGCTGAGTCATTCGATCCTAAATGGATGAACTTAGACGCTCAAGACGTCTGCAACTTGATGGGATCAACTGTTATTGGAGGTCTCGGACCATTCGGGCTACTGACTTTGGCTTCAGAGAAGCTCGAAGAATATACTCCTGTCTTCTTTCGGATATTCAAGACTCAAGAGAAGCACAAAGTTCTGATGTGTTCTGATGCAAAACGGTATACTTGTTTATCAGTATTCCAGA GATTGTACATGCCATCATTTGCAGGATATGTAGATGTGGATTTAACTGACAATAAGATTTCACTCAGAAGTCTG ATTGACAATTCAGTGGTGGAAAGTTTTGGGGCTCGAGGAAAAACATGCATATCATCCAGGGTTTATCCAACACTAGCAATTTCTAAGAATGCTCATTTATTTGTATTCAACAATGGAACAGAGCCCATCACTGTAGATAGCTTGGATGCTTGGAGCATGAACCCTCCTTCAAAGATGAACTAA
- the LOC108215199 gene encoding protein ORANGE-LIKE, chloroplastic: MASFSLHSCLPSSSIHTLKPNSQKALIFISPTHVSFLKNNSKLRLVTSCSAKDDSASFPAGDNIPSNFCIIEGPETVQDFVQMQTQEIQDNIRSRRNKIFLLMEEVRRLRVQQRTKRLKAFDSDSMEENEMPDITSTIPFLSRMTPTTLKQLYLTSFAFVSGIIVFGGLLAPVLELKLGIGGTLYEDFIRNMHLPMQLSQVDPIVASFSGGAVGVISTLMLIEASNVEQQEKKRCKYCHGTGYLACARCSASGVCLNIEPISESMSSDQPLRAPTTKRCTNCSGAGKVMCPTCLCTGMLMASEHDPRFYPFD; encoded by the exons atGGCTTCTTTCTCTCTGCACTCATGTCTTCCATCATCATCAATTCACACCTTGAAGCCCAACTCACAAAAagctttgatttttattagccCAACACATGTTTCTTTCTTGAAAAACAACTCAAAGCTTAGACTTGTCACTTCCTGTTCTGCAAAGGATGACTCTGCTTCCTTCCCTGCTGGAGATAACATCCCAAG CAATTTTTGCATAATAGAAGGGCCGGAAACTGTTCAAGATTTTGTTCAGATGCAAACACAGGAAATCCAAGACAACATAAGGAGTAGGCGCAATAAAATATTTCTTCTCATGGAAGAG GTCCGAAGGTTACGAGTACAACAACGCACCAAACGTTTAAAAGCATTTGACAGTGATAGCATGGAGGAGAATGAGATGCCTGACATTACATCAACTATTCCCTTCCTCTCTCGTATG ACGCCAACTACATTGAAGCAGCTCTACCTGACAAGCTTTGCATTTGTATCTGGAATCATCGTCTTTGGGGGTCTTCTCGCACCAGTT CTTGAACTAAAATTGGGTATTGGCGGCACGTTGTATGAAGACTTCATCCGCAATATGCACTTACCTATGCAGTTGAG TCAGGTGGACCCCATAGTAGCGTCTTTTTCAGGTGGAGCAGTGGGGGTCATATCAACTTTAATGTTGATTGAAGCTAGTAATGTTGAGCAACAAGAGAAGAAAAGGTGCAAGTATTGCCATGGAACTG GGTACTTGGCTTGCGCTCGCTGTTCTGCAAGTGGTGTGTGCTTAAATATTGAACCCATTTCAGAGTCCATGTCTTCTGATCAACCATTACGGGCTCCCACCACAAAAAGGTGTACAAACTGCTCAGGAGCAGGAAAG GTGATGTGCCCAACATGCCTGTGCACTGGAATGTTAATGGCAAGCGAACATGACCCCCGGTTTTATCCTTTTGATTAA
- the LOC108215081 gene encoding vacuolar protein sorting-associated protein 55 homolog gives MFSSSILLQILACALYSNWWPMLSALVYILVPMPCMFFGGGSTQFLTSRDGGGWVDAAKFLTGASTVGSMAIPIILRHAGLIETGAMLIEFTSFLIFVCTVLCFHRASLDDEW, from the exons ATGTTTTCATCCAGCATACTCCTGCAGATATTG GCTTGTGCATTGTACAGCAACTGGTGGCCAATGCTATCTG CTCTAGTGTATATTTTGGTGCCAATGCCTTGTATGTTCTTTGGGGGTGGGTCCACTCAATTTCTAACTAGTCGAGATGGTGGGGG ATGGGTTGATGCAGCCAAGTTTTTAACAGGGGCATCGACAGTGGGAAGTATGGCTATTCCCATTATTCTTAGGCATGCAGGGTTAATTGAAACTGGGGCTATGTTAATCGAATTCACGTCATTTCTCATTTTTGTTTGCACCGTTTTGTGTTTTCATCGTGCGAGCCTTGATGATGAGTGGTGA